Part of the Herpetosiphonaceae bacterium genome is shown below.
ACACGCTCCCGCGCCCCGCGCCGCTGCCGCCCGGCTCGCGCATGCCGCTGCGCCACAATCCGCTGTTCGTGGGCCGCGACGCGGACCTCCGACGCCTAGCCGGGACGCTCCACGCAGGAGGGACCGCCGCGATCGGGCAGTTAGAGATCGCGGCAGCTACCGGCCTCGGTGGGATCGGCAAGACGCAGCTGGCCTGTGAGTTCGTCCACCGCTACGGCCAATGGTTTCCCGGCGGCGTCTTCTGGCTCAGCTTCGCCGATCCGGCTGCCGTGCCTGCCGAAGTCGCCGCCTGCGGGGGCGGCGAGGGGATGCACCTCAGCCCGGAGTTTGGCAGCCTGCCGCTCGACGAGCAGGTTCAGCGGGTGCGCGCGGCCTGGGCCAGCCCGCTCCCCCGTCTGCTGATCTTCGATAACTGCGAGGACGAGACGCTGCTGGAGCAGTGGCGGCCCACCCACGGCGGCTGCCGCCTGCTCCTGACGAGCCGCCGCCATCACTGGGACCCGGCGCTCGGCGTGCAGCCCCTTGCGCTGGACGTGCTGCCCCGCGCCGACAGTATCACGCTGCTGCGCACGTTTCGCCCGGACCTCTCCGCCGCCGACGCAGACCTCGCTGCGATTGCCGAGGCGCTCGGCGATCTGCCGCTGGCGCTCCATCTGGCGGGCAGCTTCCTGGCAAAATACCGTCATGCGATCACGCCCGCGCAGTATCTTGAGCGCTTGCAGGCTCCGACACTCCTCGACGATCGCTCGCTGCGCGAGGCGGGCCTGTCGCCGACCCAGCATGTGCAGCATGTCGCGCGCACCTTTGCGCAGAGCTACGAGCGGCTTGATCCCGCCGATCCGACGGATGCGCTGGCGCGCACGCTGCTGGCCCACGCGGCCTGCTTCGCGCCCGGTGAGCCGCTGCCGCGCTGGCTCGTCCTCGCCTCGCTGGAGCTGCCGGAGGCCGACACCGAGCGCGCGCTCCTTGCCGAGGACGCCTTGACGCGGCTGATCGACCTGGGGCTGCTGGAAACCGACGCGGTGGGAAGCCTCCGCCTGCATCGGCTGCTGGCGGCCTTTGCGCGGGCAGTGCTCGGAACCACGGCGGCCCAGGCAGCGGTGGAGACGACGATGCTGCGGGTGGCCGATGACCTGAACGAGCGCCGCAATCCCCGCCCGCTGCTGGCGATCCAGCCACATCTCCGCTGCATCACCGAGGCGGCACAGCCGCGCGCGGATGCGCGCGCCGCGGGGCTCTGCAATGCGCTGGGCTATCATGTCTGGCTCCTCGGCGTCTATCCTGAAGCCCAGAGCTACCTGGAACAGGCGCTGGCGATCCGCGAGCGCGTCCTGGGTACCGACCATCCCGACATCGCTACAAGCCTCAACAACCTGGGAGTTGTGCTCTCCAGACAAGGGCAGTACGCTACAGCACAGCGCTACTTCGAGCACGCGCTGGCGATCCGTCAGCGCGTGCTGGAGGTCGATCATCCCGACACCACCACGAGCCTCAACAACCTGGGCAGTGTGCTTTATGAACAGGGGCAGTACGCCGCAGCACAGCGCTACTTCGAGCAAGCCCTGGCGATCCGCGAGCGCGTGCTGGGCGCCGATCATCCCAACAGGGCGATGAGCCTCAACAACCTGGGCAGTGTGCTCATGGACCAGGGGCAATATGCCGAGGCGCAGCGCTACCTGGAACAGGCGCTGGCGATCCGCCAGCGCGTGCTGGAGGCGGACCATCCTAGCATCGCGGTGAGCCTCAACAATGTTGGTGTGGTGCTTCATGAACAAGGGCAGCCCAGAGCAGCCCAGGGCTACCATGAGCAAGCCCTGGCGATCCGCCAGCGGGCGCTGGGCGCGAACCATCCCGACACCGCTCAAAGCCTCCACAACCTGGGCGTCGTGCTCTATGAACAAGAACAGTACACCGCAGCGCGCGGCTACTTCGAGCAGGCGCTGGCGATGTATCAGCAGGTGCTCGGAGCAGACCATCCCGATACCGCTCGCAGCCTCAACCGCCTGGGCCTCGTGCTCTCAAGGCAAAAACAGTACGCCGCAGCACAGCGCTAC
Proteins encoded:
- a CDS encoding tetratricopeptide repeat protein; this translates as MFFQVASGERGAGRLPTPRAGITLPPPAQTSGHPQPTSLPIDTLPRPAPLPPGSRMPLRHNPLFVGRDADLRRLAGTLHAGGTAAIGQLEIAAATGLGGIGKTQLACEFVHRYGQWFPGGVFWLSFADPAAVPAEVAACGGGEGMHLSPEFGSLPLDEQVQRVRAAWASPLPRLLIFDNCEDETLLEQWRPTHGGCRLLLTSRRHHWDPALGVQPLALDVLPRADSITLLRTFRPDLSAADADLAAIAEALGDLPLALHLAGSFLAKYRHAITPAQYLERLQAPTLLDDRSLREAGLSPTQHVQHVARTFAQSYERLDPADPTDALARTLLAHAACFAPGEPLPRWLVLASLELPEADTERALLAEDALTRLIDLGLLETDAVGSLRLHRLLAAFARAVLGTTAAQAAVETTMLRVADDLNERRNPRPLLAIQPHLRCITEAAQPRADARAAGLCNALGYHVWLLGVYPEAQSYLEQALAIRERVLGTDHPDIATSLNNLGVVLSRQGQYATAQRYFEHALAIRQRVLEVDHPDTTTSLNNLGSVLYEQGQYAAAQRYFEQALAIRERVLGADHPNRAMSLNNLGSVLMDQGQYAEAQRYLEQALAIRQRVLEADHPSIAVSLNNVGVVLHEQGQPRAAQGYHEQALAIRQRALGANHPDTAQSLHNLGVVLYEQEQYTAARGYFEQALAMYQQVLGADHPDTARSLNRLGLVLSRQKQYAAAQRYFEQALAIRERVLGTDHPDTARTLRGLGELLHAQEKVAQARRYLEQALAIFAQRLGPQHPDTAGTLNHLAGVLHAQGECSEARLHLQRALGILEKQLGDDHPNTCNVRQSLAVLDEHSNET